GGTCACCAACGCCCTCCTCTTCGCGTATGGGTACGTCGCTGTGAAACTGAAACAATGAGCAAGAACGAAACCGAGACTCGAACAGACGAATCGACAGTCGAACCGGCCGCCGCGGACGCGGCGACCGATTCGGGGAAGCAAAACGGAGCGGTCGAAGCAAGTAACGAAAGCGGAGCGGAACCAGCGAGTGAACGGAGTGAAGCGACAGAAACGAGCGAACAGGGGACCGATTCGGACGACGAGACACCGCCGCGACGGCCCGTCTCGAAGTCCACGACAGCGGCCGGGACGGCGAAGCAAGCCAGCGAGCCGACCCGAGCCGTCGTCCTCCCCATCTACGACGAACCGGTCGAATCGTGGGTCGGACTCGTCGAGGAACTACTCGCGGCCGACTGGGACGAGGTCGTCGTCTGCGCCGACGACCCCGGTTGGTCGGGAAGCAAGGCACTTCGCGACATCGACGGCGAGGAGCGCGTGACGCTCTCGGTCAGCGACGACCGGCGGGGCAAAGGCGGCGCACTCATCGACGGCCTCGACGCCAGCGACGCCGACGTAATCGGCTTCGTGGACGCCGACGGTGCCATCGACGTGCAGGAGTTGGCCTGCCTCTACCGCGTAGTCGAGAGCGGCGACGCCGACGTGGCCATCGGTTCCCGGGGAATTTCGAGAGAGCGACGAGCGGGGCAATCGACGCTCCGGCGTGCGTTTGCCGCCGGATACAGCGCCCTCGCGAGACGTGCGACCGGCGTCCCAGTTCGGGACTTCCAGTGTGGTGCGAAGGCGTTCACTCGCGAGGCGTGGGAGAGCGTCACCGCTCACAACGCCGAGGAGGGGTTTTCGTTCGACACGGAACTGGTCGCCAGACTCTACCACCGCGGGTTCACCATCCGGGAAGTGTCCATCGAGTGGAACGACAGCGGCGACTCGGACGTGCAACTGAAGAGCGACGTGCCGAAGATGCTGTCGTCTCTCCAGCGCATTCGGCGCACTCGCACCGCCGCGCCGGGGCGTGCCTCGACGCCGGGAAGCCAGCAGGTAGCGATGGTGTCGTGTCATCCGCCGTTACAGGGCCACCTCTCGGAGTACTGCGAAGCCCTCGCAACCGAACTCGGGGCGCGCGACGACGTTGACCTGACCGTCCTCGCACAGTGTTCGGACGACGCGCCGAGCGTCGAACATCGCGACGACTACGTCGTCCGTCGCGTCTGGCAACGCGACTCGGCGAGAGGAACGGCGAGTCTGCTCCGCGAACTCGTCGGCAACGACTACGACGTGGTTCACTTCAACATCCACATGACATACTTCGGGACGAAGAACCGCTATCGGTTCGCGGGTCTCGCGCTCCCGCCGCTGATAAGCCGACTCTCCGACGCCTCGGTCGTGACGACGCTCCACGACCTGCTGGAAGTCGTGGACGACCAGGTGGTCGAAGAGGAAATCGGCGTGATGGAGCGACTCGGCGCGGTGGCGGCGACCCAGATGGTCCTGTTGGGCGACGCGACGACGGTCACTTCCGAGGAGTACTTGGACGTGGTGACGAGTCGGTATCAGGCTCCGGACGTTCGCCACGTACCACACGGGACGTTCCGGACGGCCAGCGAACGAGCGGCGGGTGAACGGACGACCACCGAGCTGCCAGACCTGGACGCTCCCTTGCGCATCATGGTGTTCGGTCACCTCGGGCCGACGAAGGACGTGGAGACGATGGTCGAAGCGATGGAGTTCGTCCACGAGGAGGTGCCCGACGCCGAACTCTGGATAGCGGGCGACTCCCATCCGGGGTACCCGGGCTACCGCGAGCAGTTGGAGAAGAAGTTCTCGGGCACGCCCGGCGTTCGGTTCACGGGCTACGTCGAAGACCACGAGATGGACGAACTCTGGGAGAGCGCGAGTCTACTGGCGATGCCGTATCGCACCTGCACGGGCGTCAGCGGCGTCTTCCAGTTGGCGAAGTCGTACGGGCGGCCAGTGCTCGCCTTCGACGTAGAAGGGATGCGAACCGCGACCGTCGAGACCGGCGGGAGCGCCTCGTTCGTGCCGGAGGGTCGCCCCGAGGAAATCGCGAGTCGAATCGTCGAGTTGTGGGACGACCGCGAGCGACTCACCGAGATGGCCAGCGAGAACGCCGCCGCCTCCGACGAGTTCACGATGGCCGACGCGGCCGAACGCTTCGCGGAGGTGTACGGCGAATGCCAGACGCGGTGAGCGAGCAGCAGCGCGCGAAAAAGCGACGAACCGCCAGAGACGCACTCTCCCGACTCGCCGACGCCGACTGCCCGCTTCCGAACTGTGAGGGTACCCTATCGCGCGGCGAGTTCAAAGACACCGACGCGGTGGTCTGTCCGGACTGCGAGACGCCCGCAGTCCGCGTCTGGGGTGAGGAGCCGTGACGGACGGCCCGGTCGAACGACTCGAAAGCGCAGGAATGCGAGCGGCGGGCTACCTGCCGAACGCAGTCGTCCGGCGACTCGCTCGGCCGTACAACCGGGTACAGCGCAGACGGGCAGACAGAACATTCCAAGCCCGAGAGCGAGAGGAGTTGGCTCCCGCCACTGATGCCCCCCAACACGTCCTCGTGGTCGTCGTGGACGCGCTCCGCGCAGACACCCTCGACACCTCGCTGACGCCGTTCCTCCACGAGCGGTCGGTCGAGACCGCTCGCACGCCCGCGCCGTGGACGTTCCCCGCAGTCTCCTCGCTGTTCACAGGGCAGTACCCCCACGAACACGGAGCGATGCGCCAATCCGACGATGCAAATCGGGGGGCGGACGACCTCGTGGTGCCCCCGCAACTCCCCGACGACCAGCAGTTGCTCTCGGACGCGTTCGCCGCCGCGGGCTACGACACTTACGGCGCGTTCGCGTTCCATATGCCCTTCTTCGCGCTGTCGGGGCGGTTCGAGCGCCACGCGCTGTACGACGACGCACCAGCGAAGGAGTTGCTGGCTGACTATCGAAACTGGCTGGACGAGCGCAGCGACGAGCGAACCTTCGCATATCTGCATCTTGGCGACCTCCACGAACCCGTGGACCCGCCAGGGTGTTACTGGCTGAAACACGACGTAGACGACAGTATCCAAAATATTCGGCGGTGGGCGTTCGAGACGGAGACCGACCCCGGTTCGGCCGCGCGACGGTATCAGGCGCATCGAAAACGCCTCTACCGGGCCGCCACGGACTACGTGGACGACCAGCTCCGCGAGTTACGAAACGGACTCGTGCGCCACGTCGGAGACGAGTTCGCGCTGGTCGTCACTGGCGACCACGGCGAGGCGTTCTGGGAGCATTCGAGCTACGACGCCGACAACTTCGTGGACTCCAGACCGGCCCACTGCGTGGACCACGGCGGCACCCCCTACGAGTGTCTCACACGGGTGCCGTTGGTCGTCGAGGGCCTCGACGTAGAGGCGGGACCAACTTCGCTCATCGACATCGCGCCGACGCTCTGCGACGCGCTCGGACACCCCAACGCGCTCTCGACCAGCGGAAAATCGCTGTTCGAGGAGCGCCCGGACGACCGGGTGTTGCTCGTGGAGGCCGCGCGCTACGGCCACGAGAAGAAGGCCGCCTACTCTGGCGACTGGAAGCTCCTCGTCTCGAAGGGCGACGACGTGGCGGCAGGCTTCTCGCTCCCCGACGAAGACCCGACCGACCTCCCGAGAGACGTAGAACGGCGACTCGCCGAGACACTGCCACCGTGGCCGGACGGGACAGGTGCCGACGTGAGCGTCTCCGGCATCGCACGCGACAGACTGGAGGACCTCGGCTATGTCTGAGCAGGTCCGGACCCTGCTGGTCGCCGCACTCGTCTCGCTGTCGGCCGCAGGTGCCGTCACCGGGCACGCGAGCGCTGCCGGGGCGACGACTATCGACGCCTGTACCACACTCGACGCACCCGGTTCGTACGTCCTCACTGCCGATATCGTCACGAGCGAGGACGGCGACTGCATTACGGTCGCGGCGGCCGACGTGACCATCGACGGCGACGGGCACACTATCGACGGAACGTGGGACCGCAGTCAGTCGCGGTACGTCGTGGGCGTCAACGTGACCGAGTCCAACGTCACCGTCCGAAATCTCGACGTCGTGCAGTTCTCGCGCGGCATCAACGTCGTCGGCGGGAGCGACGGAAACGCGGTCGTCAACGTTACTATCGAAGACGCGTGGTTCGGCGTTCGGCTTGGAGACGGCGGAGCGAGCGACGACAACCTCGTCACCGAGAGCAGCATCTCCTACACGTCGGTCGGCGTCCGGGTCAGTCCGGGCGGACGGAACAACGCGGTGACCGACAACACGTTCGGGCTTAGCTGGCACCGCGACGTCCGGGTGCTGTCTGCGACCGGGACGACCCTCCGCGGAAACGACGCCCACCAATTCGAGGTGGTCGATTCGACGGGCACCGAAATCGAGGCGAACGCGGTCGGGAGACTTCGACTCTCCAACGCCGACAGCGCAACCGTCACCAACAACACGGTGGTAGACGGCGGCATCGACCTGTTAGACGGCTCTGACAGCAACTTCGTCTCGCACAACGTCGTCCGGGGCGGTTTGGATGGCTTCGACGTTCGCAACTCCCACGAGAACAGCTTCGTCAACAACACCGTCGAACACCCGGTTCAGTACGGCTACAACCTCGACCACGCTCGGAGCAACACGATACGCGACAGTCGCATCGTCGAGAGTGGTTGGGACGGCGTCTCCATCTACGGCGGGAGCGACAATCTGC
The sequence above is a segment of the Halorussus halophilus genome. Coding sequences within it:
- a CDS encoding glycosyltransferase, which encodes MSKNETETRTDESTVEPAAADAATDSGKQNGAVEASNESGAEPASERSEATETSEQGTDSDDETPPRRPVSKSTTAAGTAKQASEPTRAVVLPIYDEPVESWVGLVEELLAADWDEVVVCADDPGWSGSKALRDIDGEERVTLSVSDDRRGKGGALIDGLDASDADVIGFVDADGAIDVQELACLYRVVESGDADVAIGSRGISRERRAGQSTLRRAFAAGYSALARRATGVPVRDFQCGAKAFTREAWESVTAHNAEEGFSFDTELVARLYHRGFTIREVSIEWNDSGDSDVQLKSDVPKMLSSLQRIRRTRTAAPGRASTPGSQQVAMVSCHPPLQGHLSEYCEALATELGARDDVDLTVLAQCSDDAPSVEHRDDYVVRRVWQRDSARGTASLLRELVGNDYDVVHFNIHMTYFGTKNRYRFAGLALPPLISRLSDASVVTTLHDLLEVVDDQVVEEEIGVMERLGAVAATQMVLLGDATTVTSEEYLDVVTSRYQAPDVRHVPHGTFRTASERAAGERTTTELPDLDAPLRIMVFGHLGPTKDVETMVEAMEFVHEEVPDAELWIAGDSHPGYPGYREQLEKKFSGTPGVRFTGYVEDHEMDELWESASLLAMPYRTCTGVSGVFQLAKSYGRPVLAFDVEGMRTATVETGGSASFVPEGRPEEIASRIVELWDDRERLTEMASENAAASDEFTMADAAERFAEVYGECQTR
- a CDS encoding HVO_A0556 family zinc finger protein, with amino-acid sequence MPDAVSEQQRAKKRRTARDALSRLADADCPLPNCEGTLSRGEFKDTDAVVCPDCETPAVRVWGEEP
- a CDS encoding sulfatase-like hydrolase/transferase, whose amino-acid sequence is MTDGPVERLESAGMRAAGYLPNAVVRRLARPYNRVQRRRADRTFQAREREELAPATDAPQHVLVVVVDALRADTLDTSLTPFLHERSVETARTPAPWTFPAVSSLFTGQYPHEHGAMRQSDDANRGADDLVVPPQLPDDQQLLSDAFAAAGYDTYGAFAFHMPFFALSGRFERHALYDDAPAKELLADYRNWLDERSDERTFAYLHLGDLHEPVDPPGCYWLKHDVDDSIQNIRRWAFETETDPGSAARRYQAHRKRLYRAATDYVDDQLRELRNGLVRHVGDEFALVVTGDHGEAFWEHSSYDADNFVDSRPAHCVDHGGTPYECLTRVPLVVEGLDVEAGPTSLIDIAPTLCDALGHPNALSTSGKSLFEERPDDRVLLVEAARYGHEKKAAYSGDWKLLVSKGDDVAAGFSLPDEDPTDLPRDVERRLAETLPPWPDGTGADVSVSGIARDRLEDLGYV